TTTCAAATTTCAGATTTTAAATTTCAAACTAGTGTTTGTGCGGGTTTAAAACTCCGTAGCTTTTGCAACGACTCGCTATAAGCATCTTTTATGAATTTGCTATCATAGCTATAGGTTACAAAGCGCATTCCCTCCTTCACCCATTTTTCTACATACTCCATTTTGGAGAAATGAATACCGGGCGCTACATCGTATTTGTTGCATTGCTCAATTATTTCATGGAAGGCTTCTTCCAATCGGGGATGTTCCAACTGACCAGAAATGCCCATATCCTGAGACATATCGGCCGGGCCAATCATTACTGCATCGATGCCTTTATTGGAAAGTATTTTACCGACATTATTTACGCCCTCTTCACTTTCAATTTGGATGATGTTCATCAATTCTTCATTGGCCCATTGGGTATAGGCCGCCTGGCTGTAGTCGCCAAAAAGGGTAACTGTTTCAGACAAGCTAACACCGCGCTTTCCTAAAGGCGCATACTTGGTAGCATTGATAATGCGCCTGGCTTCTTCATCTGTTCTTACCTGGGGCAGTATTAAACCCTCAGCACCCACATCCAGCATTTGCGCCATTTGGTGGTATAATTTGTCGGGCACACGAACATAAAGGTCCATATCTACATACTTAGATGCCAGGCAGAAATTACTGAGGGTCTCTAGATCATAATCATTGTGCTCGGTATCCAGGATCACATAATCCCAGTGCTGGGAAGCACAAAGGGCAACGGCTTGCGGCGTGCGCAACATCCGCAACATGGTACCATAACAGATACCTCCTTCCCGTAAGATCTTTTTAACACGGCTTGACTTTAGTTTCATCATCTTATTTATTATAGAATTTGAGATTTGAAATTTGAAATCTCTAGTACAAACTAGGATTTTGTATTAAAAGGCCCTATTAGACAGGCTTTTAATATCTTCTTTTTTAGCAGTAAATACAATTGAAAACGTCCACTCTACTTGCTTCTGTGCTTATCTATTCTGTTATAGATCCACCGTTTATAGGGCAAAATATGGGGCTTGAAAAATAAGCTATCTGACCCAATGGAGCGTAAACCATTTAAGGATTACACTGTCATTAGATGGCTACATCTGGGGAATTTGAGATTTGAGATTTGTTTTTTGGAATTTTTCTCTCGCCATCTCCAATTTTCTTATTCAACAGCATATAAAAAGCCCCGGCTGCCTCATTTGGTCAAATCAAGGAACTGCCGGGGCTAAGAAAGTACAATTATAGTGGTTTAGTTGCGGAAGCAGGAGCTTCAGTTACTGGGATCAACCAAACCTCTGAAACCTGCGCCCCACGGCCGCTACCCCCTAAACCGGCAGGGCGTGTCCATGATAAACGCAACTGGCCATTTTCAGTCAGCGAAGTGGGCAGATCAAACTCCACTGGCTGTAAGTTCATTTCTTTGGCACGCATTGGATGCACGGTATATGAACCATTGGCCATTAATTGAATATCAGACTTTGCCTCCGCACCATATACTATCCGCAGGCGGTATTGCGCATTTTTATTCAAATTCGTATATAGCATCTCTAATGGACGATCGTGTAAAGACTCGGCAAACGTAGCCGCCGATACACGGGCCGTATTATCTTGAAAACGAACGGTAAAGCCCGACATAGGCGCCTGCAAGTAGGCAGGGTCATCGTCATAGCTGGTACCCTTTACCAAATGCGGTTGTGCATATGGGTTACCAAGGTCATCATAGAAACCACCAGCACCCGGGTTGTTGTAATTCAAAATATCATTGATCATGCGCAAGCGATCGGCCTCTGTTGACAGCTTTTCTACTTCAGCCAGGCGACTGTTTAACCAGGGCGCATTTGTTAATGGGAAGTCGATCAGATCGAGGTTGGCGCCGCGGCCAATGGCAATGGCTTTGTATTTGGACACACTTAGCTGCATGCGTATGCTTTGATAAAGGGCTTCGGCCAGCTCAAATGCCCGGCCTCTGAATATAGAAGGCGAACAGTTGTTTCTATCCAACGCTTGTTTAGCGGCTTCTATTGCAGAAACTGAACCCAGTAAAGGTGCTTTACGGAGTATCTCCATTGCTTTTTCTTCCTGGGCCATTTCCGTGATCAGGCGACTACGTAACGATGCATCGTAATAGGCTCTGTACATAGCCTGCTGAAAGCGCCAGTTTAACAGTTGCGAAGGGGTAGCTGTACGCTCCATATCCTGGAACTGCAGCAAGGTTGTTTGCACCGTTTGGTTTACCGCCAATGGACCGCGCCAGTTCTGCTCCAGAGATAACAAACCCTGTGCAAAAGCATCGGCCTTGTCAGCGCCAATAAAGTAGCGACTATAATCAGTAAGAATGCTGGTAATATCTGCAGAAGCATCCCAACCCAGGCCACTCCATACAAACTTGTTTACATCATCATTACAGCCCTCTGAGTAGGTAAGAAAGCCATGTGCCATAATCGGCTGCAGCTTACGGAATATATTGGCTTCATCGATAGGGCGCGGGTTGATCGGCTCGCGATTTAGTGTATATCTGTAAGCAAAGTCCCAATCCGGTACTGGGTATTGCGCACGGATGGTATGCGTGATATCCGGGTAAAAGCGAAGCTTGTAACGCTTTGGCAATTTAGCGCTAAGATCCTGTATACTTTCCCGCTGCTGTGGGCCAAACACAATCCCTTCCAGCCAGATAGGTTCGGCTTTCATGAGCTGGTAGAAATCATTCATCCAATCGGCGGTGAAGCCCTGTGGTGACATCCACATTTTAGCACCCGGATGCAGCTTTTGCAATTGTGCCGTCTGCTTTTCCAACATCGGGAAAAGATCTTTCGGTGGTGTATGGCCCGGATCGCCACCCGGTACAAAAACAGCATCTACGCGTGGCAACTGACGAAGAACATCACCCCACTCCTTCACTGCTTTTTGAACGGTAGCAGGGTCTGCATAGCTTTTTTCCAGGGCCGGATACCAGACCCAACACTCAATGCCGTAATCGGCCGCAATGCGCGACATTTCGGCCATCATTTTTATTTGCGGAAGCGGGAAGTGCGGACTGGTGGAATCATCATCTGATACCGGCGGGATCAATTCAATAGCATTGGCGCCAAAGATCACCAAGTCGCGAATGTATTGCTCCCACATTTTTACATCCCAGGCATCGTATGAATTAGTTTTAGGACGGTAACCCAACTGGTGGCCGCGCAAGGGATATTGCGGTGCCGTGTTGATAGCAGTATTAGCATTCAACGAAACAGTAGCAGGACTATAGTTTAACAGGCGTAACAGACGACCAGCGCCATAGAGTACACCACGTGCATCGTTACCGGCTACAATAATTTGATTTTGCTTTGTACAAACAATCTGGTATCCTTCTGGTTTATCGGCATTGTTCGTTGTTAAGCTATTGGCCAACTCCGGATAGGCACGGATCAATTCCGACCGGCGTCCCAGTACAACAGAGGTCTTGCCCTCCTTTGCCAATTGATCTTCTATGGGCCAACGAACCATGCTGCGCTTTTCTACTTCTTCGAGCAACATTTCAGCAGCTTTTCGCTCTTGTTTACTCATGCCTGGTGCCAGTACCAAACTAGCTGCCGATAAATTAATGGAGGGAGCAACTTTCACTACGGGCACAACTTTTACTTCTTGTTGCGTTACAGTAGTAGCGGCCGTTTTCTTTTGGGCGTAAGCGCCTGGAACGCCACTCCCTAAAAGGAGGAGGATGGGGAAGCAAACAATCTTTTTCATATTCTCATTACATTTTAGCCAACAATTGATTTTAAAAGGGCAATCTTTTCAGGTACAAGGGAATCTGAAATTTAGAGCAAATTCCAAATCACAAATTCCAAAAGCCAAATTCCAAATACGAAATCTAAATGTGGTGAGAGCCTATAGACGGAAAGGGGTAAATATATTTATCGTTTTCACAACCGGTCCTAATTTCTTTCAGTCTTTAGCAAATTTCTTTGATTGACACAACAGTTTCCTGCAACTGCTTTGCAACTTATTGTACGATATTATCATGGAGGAGAGAAGAATGTCTGAACCGGGATTTGGGGAGATTAAAGGATTGGAAGGAAATGGCTGATGTGAGGATGGCTGATGGCTGATTTGGGTTGACAGGTTGAGAAGTTGATAAGTTGATAAGTTGATAAGGAGGGATTGGGAATTGAAGAAGGGAGGAATGCTCAATGCTCAATTTTCAATGATCAAAGTACAAGAGAAGGAATAATGAACAAGGAACAAGGAATGATGAATAATGAGTGATGAGTAAGGAGTAAGGAGAGAAGGAAATGTTCAATGCTCAACGCTCAATAATCAATGAGTAGTAATAAATAATTATTGAAGGAGACGGTAAATAAAAAAGTACTCCACTTAACGGAGTGCTTTTAGTATATAACCTGTTACTTCTTAGCGTCTTTACATCTTTACGCCTTTTCGTGAAACCCTTCTCCTGTTTTCCTGAGCCTGTTTTTTGTACGTGAATGAAATATATAAAATCAATTGCTTCCAGGGAAAGATACCTACTCCCTTTTTTTGAATGGAGAATCCAGGTTGTTGTTTATAGATAGCAGTTATAAGTTGCACTGAAGTAATTGAAGGATCATTTTTCTTTTTCTTTTGCCTGCTTATATTCTTCTAAACATTTGTCAAGCGGTTTACCCTGATTATAAATACAATTGCAAAATTCTTTGGAAGCCTTTGGATATTTGCTATCTACACATCCATTCTCGCATTCTATCAGCGAATTACCAGGGCGGACTTCGAATATAAAAATGTTTATTACAATAACTAAAACTACTGTCGCCAACACGCCTCCAAAAAACGCAAACGGAAACTTACTGGTTGACGCCTTCTTTTTTGCTGCGTCAATTTCAGTGTTCGATCGCTTAAATGGTAAGACATATTTTATTCGTTCATAGTCCCAGCATAGCAGAT
This genomic interval from Flavisolibacter tropicus contains the following:
- a CDS encoding HpcH/HpaI aldolase family protein: MMKLKSSRVKKILREGGICYGTMLRMLRTPQAVALCASQHWDYVILDTEHNDYDLETLSNFCLASKYVDMDLYVRVPDKLYHQMAQMLDVGAEGLILPQVRTDEEARRIINATKYAPLGKRGVSLSETVTLFGDYSQAAYTQWANEELMNIIQIESEEGVNNVGKILSNKGIDAVMIGPADMSQDMGISGQLEHPRLEEAFHEIIEQCNKYDVAPGIHFSKMEYVEKWVKEGMRFVTYSYDSKFIKDAYSESLQKLRSFKPAQTLV
- a CDS encoding glycoside hydrolase family 20 zincin-like fold domain-containing protein, encoding MKKIVCFPILLLLGSGVPGAYAQKKTAATTVTQQEVKVVPVVKVAPSINLSAASLVLAPGMSKQERKAAEMLLEEVEKRSMVRWPIEDQLAKEGKTSVVLGRRSELIRAYPELANSLTTNNADKPEGYQIVCTKQNQIIVAGNDARGVLYGAGRLLRLLNYSPATVSLNANTAINTAPQYPLRGHQLGYRPKTNSYDAWDVKMWEQYIRDLVIFGANAIELIPPVSDDDSTSPHFPLPQIKMMAEMSRIAADYGIECWVWYPALEKSYADPATVQKAVKEWGDVLRQLPRVDAVFVPGGDPGHTPPKDLFPMLEKQTAQLQKLHPGAKMWMSPQGFTADWMNDFYQLMKAEPIWLEGIVFGPQQRESIQDLSAKLPKRYKLRFYPDITHTIRAQYPVPDWDFAYRYTLNREPINPRPIDEANIFRKLQPIMAHGFLTYSEGCNDDVNKFVWSGLGWDASADITSILTDYSRYFIGADKADAFAQGLLSLEQNWRGPLAVNQTVQTTLLQFQDMERTATPSQLLNWRFQQAMYRAYYDASLRSRLITEMAQEEKAMEILRKAPLLGSVSAIEAAKQALDRNNCSPSIFRGRAFELAEALYQSIRMQLSVSKYKAIAIGRGANLDLIDFPLTNAPWLNSRLAEVEKLSTEADRLRMINDILNYNNPGAGGFYDDLGNPYAQPHLVKGTSYDDDPAYLQAPMSGFTVRFQDNTARVSAATFAESLHDRPLEMLYTNLNKNAQYRLRIVYGAEAKSDIQLMANGSYTVHPMRAKEMNLQPVEFDLPTSLTENGQLRLSWTRPAGLGGSGRGAQVSEVWLIPVTEAPASATKPL